The region ggagatgtatcaatctaatcaagcaagaattaagaaggaaatcccttccctcttgcccggccgtgggcaaaaaagacccccggccggccctctcgcgccctccttctagcagcaccaTAACACAAACCAACCTTTGCAATATCACAAGTACCGTGCATGCATTCGCAACATTTGGAATGTCCACTGGAATGTGAAGTGTGTTGCAGTTGTCCTATATATATTTGAATTACCTGTTGCCATCATTTAaagtttcacacacacaaaaaaaaactctGGTCAATAATTCCTGTATATAAGCATGCTGGCTAAACTTATGATTTCAGGTTATACAACTATTTTTTTCTGAagatttgtttgtgttgttgtataAGATAGTTGGCTGTGCCAACAATAGAGATATATCTGTAGGCCGCAGTGTTGTATTGTGAGGCAGAGGCTGTGGATAGGTGAACATGTTCCCTTTTCAGTCCTTAGTATGGGTTGAGTAATGACTAACTGTACACGCGCCAGTATCTTACTCTAGACAAAATCCAATGTATTTATATATGTTGAGAAGTTGAGATTGTTAGTTAGCTGGTGCAACTGAATTTCTGCTGGTAGTTGTGCAGTTCATCACAGGAATTTGTGTTTACTTGTTTATTTGTCGTTGTATTTACTTTAGGTATGAATATGGAGGGAGACTACCAGGAAGACCATACTGTGCATGGTGGAGACGATCTTGAAGATGATTTCATTGATGAAGAAGAGGTGAAAACCACCAAAACGAATAAAGCGAAGCAACCTAGCAGTGGCGAGAAGAGTGCCAGCTCAAAGTCAAAAGGAAAACAAGCTCCAAAAGTTGTAAAATTCTTTGGTTAAACAATGCCGCCATTTTTGTAGTGTACGTCGAGAATGATCATCTTCCTGGACAATTCTTCTGCGAGGAATTGCAGCTGTGTAACTTATTAAGAGAATTTTATCTGTCTACCATGTGATGTTGGGAAGATGTCATACAATTTGAAATGCCTGATCGTCCATCAATCCTCGTTACGATACGGTTGCACAGAATTTGTGATCATAAATCACGTGGTTTTACGAACGGGCGATGTGCCTGTGTCTGGCTATATCGTTCGTTTGCCGTCGCTTCGTCCAAATCGCAGTGTTGCAGCAAGTCACGAGGAAAAAAAATGTTGCTGTGCTGTCGTAGCCAGGGATGGAGCAGGCATTTTGGGAGGCGATAACGATGGATGGGTGGTGTGGGGCGCCTCTGGATCTCCCATGGCTCTCAcgagcgcgccaaggaggggacgtGCTTGGTCAACcgcccctcttcttcctcctcctaaaACGGCGGCATGGCACCATGCATGCAAGCCTCAGGCTCCCCTATATCTCGCCCGGCGCCTCCTCTCCTCCGGCCTTGAGAATCTCGCCCGCCGCCTGACGCCACCGTCGTCGCGTCCGGCGCTCCGTGGAAAGAAGAGAAAACCCACCGTCAGCCATGGTGAGCGCGCGCGCGCGAGACGCCAGCGGCGGCCCTGGATCGTCGACGGTtcgattcgatccttttggttggtTGGTTGATTGATAATGAGGcgctctcgttgttgttgttgtttgtgtgATTGCGATGCAAGGCGAACTCGGCGTCGGGCATGGCCGTGAGCGACGAGTGCAAGCTCAGGTTCCAGGAGCTCAAGGCGAAGCGGACCTTCCGGTTCATCACGTTCAAGATCAACGAGCAGTCGCAGCAGGTGGTGGTGGACCGGGTGGGGCAGCCCGGCGAGACCTACGCCGACTTCACCGCCACCATCCCCGCCGACGAGTGCCGCTACGCCGTCTTCGACTTCGACTTCGTCACCGACGAGAACTGCCAGAAGAGCAAGATCTTCTTCATCTCCTGGTACGTGACCTCTCTTTCTGCAGCCTGCACTGCACACGTGGCGTGGGTACGTAGTGAACGATTCTGCGGTGGCTGCGTGCGTGCATGCAGGTCCCCGGACACGTCCAGGGTGAGGAGCAAGATGCTGTACGCCAGCTCCAAGGACAGGTTCAAGAGGGAGCTGGACGGCTACCAGGTGGAGCTGCAGGCCACCGACCCCAGCGAGATGACATTGGACGTCGTCAAGGCCAGAGCCCTCTGAACAATTTCTCATCGCTCCTTCCAGGCTCCATGGCCGGCAGCTGGATCTGCATCATGACCTACGTACCTGGGCCCCCGTATCGTATGCCGTTTCCCCTCCGTCGTCGGTGTCGGAGTCTCCCCCTCCTTGTAAACTAGACATAGATGGTCTCTCTCGTTGTCTTTCCCGTTTCCAAGATTTTAGACGGCATGCCCATCTTATTTTCCCCTTGTTGCTGAGGTGCGTACTACGTAAATTTGTCCGTGCTCGTTGTGTAAGCGACTGGCTCCACACGGGCCACACGGCAATTATTCACGAAAAGACAAACATTGTGGTGTCTTTTGCTCGTGGTCTCCTTATGTGCTCGTTCCAAAAGGAGCCCTCATGCTGACACTGTCCAAAAGTTTAGACGCATTTGTCTTCTGCTagtgatttttttttaaaacaaaGTTATGGATGCGAGAGTGAAacgttatatgaagaaattaaactaTGTAAGGGCATCTCAAAGCAACGTCCAGATGACGTTGTTCCAATCCAACGTCGTCCGCATCTTTCCGTGGACCAGTCCACTTGTCTATTTTCTTGCAAACCGGAAGCAAACTGGGGAGATGAGGATGGGGAGTTTGTGGGAGTACGGACCGCCGCCGCATAGGACTCCGACTGCCTTTGCCCACTCAAAACCCCACCAGGACCCGTGTCTCCATCCCTTCCTATTTCTATGCATCCCCTTCCCTCCTCACCGTCGTTGCCGCTCTACCACCCCGGCCGCTCGCCAAGCCCTTCCCGGACCTCCGCGACCTCAGCCGCTCCACTCGCTCGCCACACTGTTTGCCTGCGCCATTGGTCCACACCTCTCGTCCGACCGCCGTGCAAGTACCATCCGCCCCTACGGGGGTCACCACGCCTGACGAATGCTTGGTGAAATGCCCGTGCTAATTTTTTTTGTCCCTTCTTTGAAGCAATGGATTCGTAGTGGAAGTACATGCACGAGCACTAAGTTGAGTCATCCGACTTGGAGGATTATGCAAATAAAATGACGACGATGCAGGCGATCCTTGCAGACGCGGAGCATGTTTTCCATTTTAAGGGATTGATCAAGGGTCGTTGAGTGCTAAATCGGAATAGGGCACGGGGGCATTTGACGCTGATGTACGATTATTTTGCCTCCGATGCCCTATTCGCAAACAATTTTTGACAACGCTtttcaatgcaaaaaaaatatctTCGATCGCCTCCACAACGGCTCCCGGTCTTACGATGACTACTTTATCTTAAAAAAGAATGTCGTAGAAAGGATTGGATTCTCTGTCTACCAAAAGCGCACGTCTGCATTGTGGATGCCTGAGAGCACATGCGGAGACGCCATGGTCAGATTTGCTACTGCAGTGGTCGAGCTGTTTGGACCTTAGTACTTGAGAGAACCAACTGTCGCAGACACCAAAAGGCTCTTGGCAATGTCTGAGGCAAGAGAGTGGCCAGGTTTGCTCGGATCTCTTGATTGAATGCATTTGAGATGGAGGAACTGCCCAAAAGCTCTACATGGGCGATATCAGAGTCATATTAAGAAGTCCATCATCATTCTTGAGGCATTTGCATCACATAACCTCTGAATTTGGCATGCCTGCTTGGCATGTCCgagtctcacaatgacatcaatgtgctgcatTGGTCTCCATTGTTTTGTTAGGTTAACTAAAGGGCAAGCTTCTCCTTGCACCTATATTGTCAATGGGCATTAGTACAACATGGGCTACTATCTGATTGACGGTATATATCCTTTGTGGGCTACCTTCGTCAAGATCATCTCTGAGCCAGTTGGTCAGGAAAGAGCTATCTTTGCCCAAAGACAATACAGAGCTAGAAAATATGTAGAGGGGTGCATTTGGAGTGCTCCAAACCCATTTTGCAGTTGTTCGTGGACCTCCTAAACAATGAGATCCAAAGACCctatgggaggtgatgacatgttgcctgattatgcacaacatgatcgtggagGACGAGAGTGAAGATGTTGTCGGAGGTCTGGAATTTGAGAACGTGGGCGATCCTATCCAACTTCCAGATTAGAATCCCGCCACCTTTTGATGAGTTTGTttaaatgcatcaacaaattcagGATTGAGGAACTCATGAGCAACTCAAGAAAGATTGATTGAGCATCTACGGGCGGTTAAAGGGGGCAACTAGGACATATGTGTGAGTTAAATTAAAGTTTGAACTATTTTATTTGAAAACTTAGTTTGAGTTTAATATTTAAATTAGAATTATTGTTGCATTTGAATATTTTCACTCATCAAAAAATTGATATGCTATTATTCTTGAGCTCGCGGACTTAAAAATAATAGAGACGAGCGTTTAGGGGACAAAGTTGGATGGTCGGCTCTTGTATCACTGCCCGTGGACCAGTCCACAGACAAATATAGTGTCTATTTTAAAGGCCGGCATTGGAGACGCCCTAAGTCGTCAGAATGCTTTCAGCAAGTCTCCTATTATCGGTCCACAGACAAATACATGAGATTTTGCATAAGTCTAAAAGGTTGAAACAAAGGGGTTGTGCTGAATGAGGGAAGGTGAGGCTATAACTGAAATCCGGGTTCTACTATTATCGGTGGTGATGATGGCAACTTTCCTGGGCATCTAGGTCTTACCGGATCAGACGTTGAAGACATTTTGTGGGGTGTTGCCTCTTATGGGCATTGTCTTGGAGCTGGAAGCACCCCGAGGCCTTATTGTATAAGGCAAAGATGGTGGTTGCTCTTTGGTTCTTTTCCTACATATGTCATTCATCCTTTGTTTGTTGGATGTTTGGGCATGTCATCGGAAGAGCCGAAGATTTTCATCTGAAGCAGGGTTAGCGAGTCCTCAGCCACTTTGAATCAACTTGTTCCCATACGACACCCCTTCCCTCTTTTACGATGGGTGTTGTTGGATGGCAATCAGACAACCTTTGCTAAAGGTGTCTGCCTTGATTTGGTTAGAGGATGACAAAGTTGAAGTCCTTCCCCCGTGGGCTGATAAGACATATGGACGTCGAGCGCCTTTTCTTCATGTTTCTGTAACATACTCCTTAGTCGTcttgcccgcctccctcctcttttTTCCTATAGCTTTAGCCTTTTTCTCTTCATTTTGATGTCACTACACTCACGGCTATCATACATTCTTTCACTTCTTTTAATGAAATGAAAACAATACCGATTTCTTTGGTGAAAAAGAAAAAACAAGATTAAGACACCTACCTTATGATTTATTTAAAAGGCCACTCACCTTATATGCTGACGTCTCTCTTCATCCGCTAATACATACCATGCAAGCTAAATGAGACTTTGAGATGGTTGTATGCATGGGAGGAGATTTGTGGCATGCAGGTGCGGACGCTCGCAATCCCAGGACTGCACTATACATTGATGTTAGTTTTTTGACCATGGCAAATTAAACCCTTTTTTATGTCAATTTGCGTTTGCCGGGATGGCAAGTTTAGTTGGCAAGCATTGTGAATCCGGTTTAGTTCTTTCTTTTTTGCTAGAAAATTGCCGTGCTCGTAAACTAAATTTGACACTCTCACGCCAACTAAATTTGCCATAAAAAATATTCGATTTGCCATGCTTAAAAATCCAACGCAAGATTTTTAGCATTACCATTTTTCTGTTGGCTTTTGATTTCTAATCTTTCATATATTTTGAACCAAAAGTCTAAATTATGTTTTTCTGTGTTTCTTGTGATAAGGGCTTTCAAATGAGATTCATTTTGAATATGTTTTGACGAGATTTTTTTATTAAGTTTCAACTTTTGAAAGAATAATAGTCTTTCAGTTTCAACTTTGAAACTTGGTACGAGCGACCGAAAAAGTTGTAAGTTTCAAAAAATAAAACCTAAAACTTGATGTACCATCGTGTGGGATCCGACCACTTC is a window of Triticum dicoccoides isolate Atlit2015 ecotype Zavitan chromosome 2B, WEW_v2.0, whole genome shotgun sequence DNA encoding:
- the LOC119365269 gene encoding actin-depolymerizing factor 6-like isoform X1: MANSASGMAVSDECKLRFQELKAKRTFRFITFKINEQSQQVVVDRVGQPGETYADFTATIPADECRYAVFDFDFVTDENCQKSKIFFISWSPDTSRVRSKMLYASSKDRFKRELDGYQVELQATDPSEMTLDVVKARAL